In Colletotrichum higginsianum IMI 349063 chromosome 1, whole genome shotgun sequence, one genomic interval encodes:
- a CDS encoding Mutanase has protein sequence MTVLFFLCTLLGILARRAHAKAVFAHFMVGNANNYTVADWQTEISLAQAAHIDAFALNIAQGDKTIAPSLELAFQAAGGAGFQLFFSFDYAGGDRAWSKQEVIDLGSQYCANGAYYHYNGKPFISTFEGPANAEDWHDIKSATSCFFMPDWSSSGAKPALQLAHGVVDGLFNWAAWPWGNQDMDTYIDASYIKYLDEAGGKPYMMPASPWFYTNLPGYNKNWMWRGDDLWYDRWVEIIYNQPEFVEIISWNDFGESHYIGPLVDKAMEAFHIGKAPYNYATDMPHDGWRAFLPFLIDTYKSGRATITQEGLVAWYRLSPAAACKDGGTVGNTASQLQLEFPPAQVMQDKVFFSALLTSTATVTVTVGPVTKTPKWSFTPDDGVGVYHGSVSFEAVGEVTITLSRGSQQLAQIKGPKIELFCPSGITNWNAWVGSQMASGGVSATPTLKTSEQKCIEGTGAKNFAGLCKNACKYGYCPVSACVCKAMGKPVPTPTTSGAMGYPLPGEDASYSGMCEYNCLLGYCPSDACGYDEVPLAIATVSAFLPPACTGGKARDSSLLDDLCSWTCKYGFCPIRVCTCTQQGALKEPPAQIDGHHGGPVSGLKDEGLCEFACSRGDICPAEVCVDRSPGAITSKGVVPKSSTGDAATWASDNGQECVMTDCLDDKQVNVWDKRFGIAPNGGPFKDNCGSGKNKYILCPIDAMPSTCQWRGGETGCSCHGQCHATEVTLFHSSHGSKNCCKPGQQAFCCVSDTWSNVVDSCSFSESDECPSDKKRNGYRNVYKCEYGLSEAYCGFEKQALCCAAEFDKCHWIGKGTCDDNECASYEVELALDRYGDTKSQCAAGFNGRKKVLCCTPPHKLNPFIGVSLDKLFPTLPPPTDVPDYDLEHIRFDGDSPEAFGFVVIDGPPDVVTSLTKRDGSHIEFLDCEPSKKHNLTTHTVRYICLDASDASNCDDIHIGGAPGTIVKLPEGCGFATYGVVSEVRESNNPFVPSKFHGQAHDNTVVYEMDFTYDFSLTKRTSEPVYVRIDYSHIHDYWTQVVAGDSIMKRNEAGGLLKRFWSTKSEIWGQSMFRVSTTFQWQNELKTIRAEKLPGSYQVSLGKKDFSQLLYQEDNSGQCGGNGFLSVNLKGSVTSALRWGFTMVGTISPSLKFEEAYGFFDVDMSLAGTLSFDGRGELGILGRLGSQQLFDGHISDFGWAHPG, from the exons ATGACTgttctcttttttctttgcACTCTGCTCGGGATACTGGCCCGTCGGGCCCATGCAAAAGCCGTTTTTGCTCATTTCATG GTTGGCAATGCGAACAACTACACCGTCGCAGACTGGCAGACCGAAATTTCTCTGGCGCAAGCCGCTCATATTGACGCTTTTGCTCTCAACATAGCCCAGGGCGACAAAACGATTGCCCCATCTCTGGAGTTGGCTTTCCAAGCTGCCGGAGGTGCTGGTTTCCAACTattcttctccttcgactACGCCGGTGGCGACAGAGCCTGGTCCAAGCAGGAGGTCATCGACCTTGGCTCTCAGTACTGCGCCAACGGCGCCTACTACCATTACAATGGCAAACCATTCATTTCCACGTTCGAGGGCCCGGCAAATGCTGAAGACTGGCACGATATCAAATCGGCAACAAGCTGTTTCTTCATGCCTGACTGGTCATCATCTGGAGCCAAGCCTGCTTTGCAGCTTGCTCATGGCGTTGTCGATGGTCTTTTCAACTGGGCAGCTTGGCCATGGGGAAACCAGGACATGGACACTTACATTGACGCCTCATACATAAAGTACCTTGACGAGGCTGGAGGAAAGCCTTACATGATGCCCGCATCCCCTTGGTTCTACACCAACCTTCCTGGTTACAACAAGAACTGGATGTGGCGTGGCGATGATCTGTGGTACGACCGCTGGGTCGAGATCATTTACAACCAGCCCGA ATTTGTCGAGATTATCTCATGGAATGACTTTGGAGAATCACATTACATTGGGCCACTAGTCGATAAAGCTATGGAAGCCTTTCACATCGGAAAAGCCCCTTACAACTATGCTACGGACATGCCTCATGACGGTTGGCGCGCATTTCTTCCGTTCCTCATCGACACCTACAAAAGCGGTAGGGCAACGATCACGCAGGAAGGGTTGGTAGCCTGGTACCGTCTATCACCGGCAGCTGCTTGCAAAGATGGGGGTACTGTAGGCAACACGGCCAGTCAACTTCAACTCGAGTTCCCTCCGGCCCAGGTCATGCAAGACAAGGTGTTTTTCTCTGCCCTCCTTACCTCCACGGCAACCGTTACCGTCACAGTTGGGCCAGTCACCAAGACCCCGAAATGGAGTTTTACTCCTGATGACGGTGTTGGTGTCTACCATGGAAGTGTGTccttcgaggccgtcggcgaggtgaCCATCACCCTGTCTAGGGGCTCGCAACAGCTTGCTCAGATCAAAGGACCCAAGATCGAGCTATTTTGTCCTAGTGGCATCACGAACTGGAATGCGTGGGTCGGCTCCCAAATGGCTTCTGGCGGTGTTTCTGCTACACCGACGCTCAAGACCTCAGAGCAAAAATGCATCGAGGGCACTGGGGCCAAAAACTTCGCCGGACTCTGCAAAAATGCTTGCAAGTACGGCTACTGCCCGGTCTCAGCATGCGTTTGCAAAGCTATGGGCAAGCCTGTaccaacgccaacaaccAGCGGAGCGATGGGATATCCCCTCCCAGGGGAGGACGCCTCGTACTCCGGCATGTGCGAGTACAACTGTCTTCTCGGATACTGCCCGTCAGACGCTTGCGGCTACGACGAAGTACCATTGGCTATTGCCACTGTTTCCGCTTTCTTGCCCCCAGCCTGTACGGGGGGCAAGGCCAGAGACAGCTCCCTTCTTGACGACCTTTGCAGCTGGACTTGTAAGTACGGCTTTTGTCCCATCAGAGTTTGCACCTGCACGCAACAGGGTGCCCTGAAAGAGCCGCCAGCTCAAATCGATGGTCATCATGGAGGACCGGTCTCTGGACTGAAGGATGAGGGTCTCTGTGAGTTCGCCTGCAGCCGCGGAGACATTTGTCCTGCCGAGGTCTGCGTTGATCGGTCTCCCGGCGCAATCACCAGCAAGGGTGTAGTACCAAAGAGCTCTACCGGAGACGCGGCGACCTGGGCGAGTGATAACGGCCAAGAATGCGTGATGACGGACTGCCTGGACGACAAGCAGGTCAACGTTTGGGACAAAAGGTTCGGCATTGCACCTAACGGCGGCCCGTTCAAGGACAACTGCGGCAGTGGGAAGAACAAATAC ATTCTGTGCCCCATCGACGCCATGCCCAGCACGTGCCAATGGAGAGGTGGCGAGACGGGGTGTTCCTGTCACGGTCAATGTCATGCGACTGAGGTTACCTTGTTTCACTCATCCCATGGCTCCAAGAACTGCTGCAAGCCCGGCCAACAAGCCTTCTGCTGCGTGTCAGACACCTGGTCAAACGTCGTCGACTCTTGCTCCTTCTCTGAAAGCGACGAATGCCCCAGTGACAAGAAGCGGAACGGCTACAGGAATGTCTACAAGTGTG AATACGGGTTATCGGAAGCATACTGCGGCTTCGAAAAACAGGCCCTCTGCTGTGCTGCTGAATTCGACAAGTGCCATTGGATTGGCAAAGGCACATGTGACGACAACGAGTGCGCATC GTACGAGGTTGAGCTTGCCTTGGACAGATACGGCGACACAAAGTCACAATGCGCCGCAGGATTCAATGGAAGAAAGAAGGTCTTGTGCTGCACGCCACCCCACAAGCTCAACCCGTTTATCGGCGTCTCTTTGGACAAGCTCTTCCCAACTCTCCCGCCACCCACCGATGTTCCCGACTACGACCTGGAACATATCAGGTTCGATGGCGACAGCCCCGAAGCTTTTGggttcgtcgtcatcgatgGGCCCCCAGACGTGGTCACGAGTTTGACGAAGCGGGATGGGTCTCACATTGAGTTCCTGGACTGCGAGCCGAGCAAGAAACACAATCTCACCACACACACGGTTCGTTACATCTGCTTGGATGCCTCGGACGCATCCAACTGCGACGACATTCACATCGGCGGTGCCCCAGGGACTATTGTTAAGTTGCCTGAGGGATGCGGTTTTGCGACATATGGTGTCGTGAGCGAGGTGCGGGAGTCGAACAACCCATTTGTTCCCTCCAAGTTTCACGGACAAGCGCATGATAACACTGTCGTTTATGAAATGGACTTCACCTACGACTTTTCTCTGACCAAGCGCACTTCCGAACCGGTCTATGTTCGCATCGACTACAGTCACATACATGACTATTGGACACAGGTGGTTGCAGGAGACTCTATCATGAAGAGAAACGAGGCTGGGGGCTTACTCAAACGCTTCTGGTCAACTAAAAGCGAGATTTGGGGGCAGAGTATGTTCAGAGTGTCGACAACATTTCAGTGGCAAAACG AACTTAAAACAATTCGAGCGGAAAAGCTCCCTGGTTCCTACCAAGTCTCACTCGGCAAAAAAGACTTCAGCCAGCTCCTTTACCAAGAAGACAACTCTGGCCAATGCGGCGGCAATGGATTCCTCTCGGTCAACCTCAAAGGTTCAGTCACCAGCGCACTGAGATGGGGCTTTACAATGGTGGGGACCATTTCGCCTTCGCTCAAGTTTGAGGAGGCGTACGGCTTCTTTGACGTGGACATGAGCTTGGCTGGCACTCTCTCTTTCGATGGACGCGGTGAGCTGGGTATCCTGGGTCGTCTTGGGAGCCAGCAGCTTTTCGACGGGCACATCAGTGATTTTGGCTGGGCCCACCCCGGGTAA
- a CDS encoding Glycosyl hydrolase family 18 yields the protein MRLMTNLSRKFDLQLRAGSSGVVRTHSPPSIDTFTGDVVNASPNGAFSGAVRGQKTDKTDSSGTLFGVSMFLRTWMEVSVFGLGTSSKVGNAEFSVAIPHDIDIKRDTSGGIEVVDADQQVMSEAYSSGISSTWEADNSAHVVGVHGTPHIVYSGAGGDPPDRGPPKFPGDSLFYGNYMSCAKATVITCLNSTSLFGLFPSDYFVDLENGERIEGRGLLGERTGNSRPYNVRTPSGQPFVIHSPPYPNGGNGAGLLVANPNAGRYNLEDSEDCENTDFTENGDPAATYIPEHSVELGWMPELLEYFMTGVGRTHDGRTVRSLEPTVPEGIINGGFFMMPWGQWDAGGPHTNMAITPLDEMWRAMGSVNNPDPLVNAEALFNQFKQRMWRGQSPMADTTWRANDLDNTTPVAGPIRAQEAISIIRMGISVFSYLNNNHVNGNIADVINDFEDILDRFDSALARAGAAITNSRNMMLESFYQVVMPRLETGESWVIERIERMRRNWQAALTSLGPAPTNGVDPNAPYRNNINGVLRALDGLAEEADSRMVLYTGRLPSPPV from the exons ATGAGGCTAATGACGAATTTGTCCAGGAAATTTGATCTTCAGCTTAGAGCAGGCTCCAGTGGAGTTGTGCGCACACACTCTCCGCCATCGATCGACACTTTCACCGGCGATGTTGTCAACGCGTCACCCAATGGTGCATTTAGCGGAGCTGTTCGGGGGCAGAAGACGGACAAAACAGACTCCTCGGGCACATTGTTTGGCG TGAGTATGTTTCTTCGCACTTGGATGGAAGTCTCGGTCTTCGGTCTGGGCACATCCAGCAAGGTGGGAAACGCCGAG TTCTCCGTTGCCATTCCCCATGATATCGATATAAAGCGTGACACTTCGGGAGGTATTGAGGTGGTTGATGC TGATCAGCAAGTCATGTCCGAAGCCTACTCCAGCGGCATCTCCTCAACTTGGGAAGCTGACAATTCGGCGCACGTGGTTGGCGTCCATGGCACACCCCACATTGTCTACAGCGGCGCTGGCGGTGACCCTCCTGACCGAGGGCCGCCCAAATTTCCAGGCGATTCTCTTTTCTACGGGAACTATATGTCCTGTGCAAAAGCGACAGTCATTACCTGCCTGAATTCAACATCATTGTTCGGGCTTTTCCCTTCCGACTATTTCGTCGACCTCGAAAATGGCGAGCGCATTGAGGGACGTGGCCTGCTCGGGGAGCGAACAGGAAACTCGCGCCCGTACAATGTCCGCACGCCGAGTGGTCAACCGTTCGTCATTCATTCCCCCCCATATCCCAACGGTGGGAATGGCGCAGGCTTGTTGGTCGCGAACCCAAACGCTGGACGATACAACCTGGAGGACTCGGAAGATTGCGAAAATACTGATTTCACAGAGAATGGAGACCCTGCAGCCACGTATATCCCGGAACATAGTGTAGAACTTGGTTGGATGCCGGAGCTGTTGGAATACTTCATGACAGGTGTCGGAAGGACCCACGATGGTAGAACAGTCAG GTCGTTGGAACCCACAGTACCTGAAGGTATCATCAACGGTGGCTTCTTCATGATGCCTTGGGGTCAGTGGGATGCAGGCGGACCTCATA CTAACATGGCGATAACGCCGCTTGATGAGATGTGGAGGGCTATGGGAAGCGTCAATAACCCAGACCCCCTCGTTAATGCCGAGGCTTTGTTCAACCAATTCAAGCAGCGCATGTGGAGAGGACAGAGCCCTATGGCTGACACGACTTGGCGCGCTAACGATCTCGACAACACTACGCCAGTAGCAGGGCCCATCCGGGCTCAGGAGGCCATCTCAATCATTCGGATGGGCATCAGTGTCTTCTCTTAtctcaacaacaaccacgTCAACGGTAACATAGCCGACGTAATCAACGACTTCGAAGACATCCTCGATAGATTTGACAGCGCGTTGGCAAGAGCCGGTGCTGCCATTACCAACTCTAGGAACATGATGCTGGAGTCGTTTTATCAAGTGGTGATGCCGCGGCTTGAGACTGGCGAGAGTTGGGTCATTGAACGGATTGAAAGGATGAGGCGGAATTGGCAGGCGGCGCTGACAAGTCTTGGCCCGGCACCAACAAATGGGGTTGACCCCAATGCCCCATACAGAAACAACATTAATGGCGTGCTCCGTGCTCTCGACGGGCTTGCGGAAGAGGCTGATAGCCGCATGGTACTATACACCGGTAGACTTCCATCTCCGCCTGTGTAA
- a CDS encoding F-box domain-containing protein produces the protein MSPRICSCTLCGSVIADVPGNVSWLNQFRGLSSSPTGIILTGVGLYDDPGRGAFIAPVDPDGRWDDPTYESPEEDQFGAMSQGEVNRRHGFVFHEACWDLLEKAFHPRKVPLSRLFDICRSLPFPINGVSISWGHDYGGPVLVDHEHRFPWEDRFADREYLEPDSVLYMNPFEVPEVQHMLTEVPESPPSSTLSVSTIVTPGRDRLDTLPGEIRSVIAMYLPTLDVLNLRLASRVFWTVFDSQQFWASRFRDVSDRSWLFEARDSAQPRDWRWLYRRTNDARIGPGLRNRVRIWNLAQKVVETLSFHWVDIGLASPPKPESSRWVHVAGDLWEQLAGAAYALFDRGCRLFHKHRIAIFDDLSRLSIACVQVGDTKYISGLKITTAAGNTRRVGYWSTTEQSVETSEIRGFKVAVGSRGVQALQCIPGASDMQHWIGSPEGSLKTQRLGMGGRVTELEVGFDILLRRGTITWTDTNHCFGLLSVARGGVYLRNLTSLTAIWGGGGLRRIDFAYDVPVPSEHQTFGCQESGEWTKTINFAIDGPGGELIDKIEVFQQYRDAGYPWLVEEGTLVAFRATAYRTRFPSFWGSLSDRIQDTGETKKVTQEMEYSEDNHQLQETWSSQSSQAMATGKAAHTRWLGFDIIVLVGVDRGGFLHQPVHYLLPKAVIYSVPMLNLQSAIKKPTVVVVEDDVGGLPAKNRSTQWANVEDR, from the exons ATGAGTCCCCGTATCTGCTCATGCACCCTTTGTGGGTCAGTTATTGCTGATGTACCGGGCAACGTCTCATGGTTGAATCAGTTTCGCGGTC TCTCTTCCAGCCCAACGGGCATCATTCTCACAGGCGTTGGGTTATACGATGATCCGGGAAGGGGAGCGTTCATCGCCCCCGTCGACCCCGACGGTCGGTGGGACGACCCAACCTATGAAAGTCCGGAGGAGGACCAATTCGGCGCCATGAGCCAGGGTGAAGTCAACAGAAGACACGGCTTCGTATTCCACGAAGCTTGCTGGGATCTCTTGGAGAAGGCCTTTCATCCGAGAAAGGTGCCATTGTCGAGACTATTCGACATATGCAGATCGCTTCCATTCCCAATAAACGGCGTGAGTATCAGTTGGGGCCACGACTACGGGGGGCCAGTCCTCGTTGATCATGAACATCGTTTTCCGTGGGAAGATCGGTTTGCGGACCGAGAATACTTGGAGCCCGATTCTGTTCTCTACATGAACCCTTTTGAGGTCCCAGAGGTACAACACATGTTGACTGAGGTTCCCGAGTCGCCACCAAGCTCAACACTTTCTGTTTCTACCATAGTGACGCCAGGACGAGACCGCCTTGATACACTTCCTGGGGAGATTCGATCAGTGATCGCTATGTATCTGCCGACACTGGATGTGCTGAACCTTCGCCTAGCCTCACGCGTGTTCTGGACCGTATTTGACAGCCAACAATTTTGGGCATCAAGATTCAGAGACGTTTCAGACCGCTCATGGCTCTTTGAAGCCCGGGACAGCGCGCAGCCTCGAGACTGGAGATGGTTGTATCGACGAACAAACGATGCCCGTATAGGCCCCGGCCTACGGAACAGGGTTCGTATTTGGAACCTGGCCCAGAAGGTTGTGGAGACGCTGAGTTTCCATTGGGTCGATATTGGCCTGGCATCTCCCCCGAAGCCAGAGTCGTCTCGGTGGGTGCACGTGGCCGGCGACTTGTGGGAGCAGCTGGCCGGTGCCGCTTACGCCCTCTTTGACCGAGGTTGTCGTCTCTTCCACAAGCACCGCATAGCCATCTTCGATGACCTATCGCGGCTTTCTATCGCTTGTGTTCAAGTAGGCGACACCAAGTATATCTCTGGACTGAAGATCACCACTGCCGCGGGAAACACTCGTCGGGTCGGGTACTGGAGCACAACCGAGCAATCCGTGGAAACTTCCGAGATTCGAGGATTCAAAGTGGCTGTAGGATCACGGGGTGTTCAAGCTCTCCAGTGCATTCCTGGAGCGTCTGATATGCAGCACTGGATTGGCAGTCCGGAAGGATCGCTCAAGACGCAGCGTCTAGGTATGGGTGGCCGCGTGACAGAACTTGAGGTCGGGTTTGAT ATTCTTTTGCGCCGAGGGACCATTACTTGGACGGATACAAACCATTGTTTTGGACTTCTTTCGGTGGCCCGGGGGGGCGTTTACCTTCGGAATCTCACCAGTCTCACCGCCATCtggggtggcggcggcctaCGTCGCATCGATTTCGCATACGACGTGCCAGTTCCGTCTGAGCATCAGACGTTTGGCTGCCAAGAGTCTGGAGAGTGGACAAAGACCATCAACTTCGCGATCGATGGACCCGGAGGCGAACTCATCGACAAGATCGAGGTGTTCCAGCAATACCGCGACGCAGGTTACCCTTGGTTGGTTGAGGAGGGAACTCTAGTTGCTTTCAGG GCAACTGCATATCGCACCCGATTTCCTTCTTTCTGGGGTAGCTTGAGTGACCGAATCCAGG ATACGGGTGAAACCAAGAAGGTCACACAGGAGATGGAATACTCTGAAGACAACCACCAACTTCAAGAGACGTGGTCATCGCAAAGTTCACAGGCCATGGCCACAGGGAAGGCTGCCCACACTCGATGGCTAGGATTCGACATTATCGTCCTGGTCGGAGTAGACCGGGGTGGCTTCCTTCATCAACCAGTCCATTACTTATTACCAAAAGCCGTAATCTACTCAGTCCCTATGCTTAATCTGCAGTCGGCCATCAAAA AGCCCACAGTCGTCGTAGtggaagacgacgtcggcggccttcCAGCCAAGAACCGAAGCACTCAATGGGCCAATGTTGAAGATCGCTGA
- a CDS encoding Cytochrome P450 — MSMSMPPNMNATTAPAVDGTLLIEVANRWPVAATALIACAVAYLLQTVFKNDPWASIPLVGAEIGGQESRRKKFMNGEARSMYLEGYKKFKEQAFRITTARKSPNIVVAPKFMNELKKLPDDVLSFNRAIEESMHAKYTGADTDIDMLPHTVRTALTPALVRLNPIISDEVVEAMRSELPQSGEWTEVKIMEKLRRVVAMASGRVFIGPELCRNEDYLDAAINYTVDLMKAIHKVADIPPYMRPLLAPRTPEVKRVRERIVEADRFLRPVVKARREAAQDPDYQKPDDMLQWIMESQKKFGQRDDSELARYQLGISFAAIHTTTTTVTNALYTLAAMPELVPVLREDVQHALAETNGVFTSSAMQNMKKVDSFLKETMRYHSMGPTSFQRKVLKTFTLSNGQVIPAGSVIELPAIGINTDDDFFPGAESFDALRFYKMRQAKTEQETGSRQAEVVANAQFVSVGQTSLTFGYGRHACPGRFFAVNEIKMIMATLLANYDLMNLGGSRERYPNLEAGSTTFPDPDRKVLLRKL, encoded by the exons atgtcgatgtcgatgcctCCCAATATGAACGCCACAACAGCACCAGCTGTGGACGGCACCCTCCTGATTGAGGTGGCCAACCGATGGCCGGTAGCTGCAACGGCGCTGATTGCCTGCGCTGTTGCCTATCTGCTGCAGACAGTCTTCAAGAATGACCCTTGGGCGAGCATTCCCCTGGTGGGGGCAGAAATCGGGGGACAGGAAAGCCGAAGAAAGAAGTTCATGAACGGAGAAGCCAGGAGCATGTATCTGGAAGGCTACAAGAAG TTCAAAGAACAAGCATTCCGGATTACCACCGCAAGAA AATCTCCAAACATCGTCGTGGCCCCCAAGTTCATGAACGAGCTCAAGAAGCTTCCGGACGATGTGCTCAGCTTCAACCGGGCCATCGAGGAG TCCATGCATGCGAAGTACACCGGCGCCGATACGGACATCGACATGCTTCCTCACACGGTCAGGACGGCCCTGACACCGGCTCTCG TGCGGCTCAACCCCATCAtctcggacgaggtcgtcgaggccatgcGAAGCGAGCTCCCGCAGTCGGGCGAGTGGACCGAGGTCAAAATCATGGAAAAACTGAggcgcgtcgtcgccatggccTCCGGCCGAGTCTTCATCGGCCCCGAGCTCTGCCGGAACGAGGActacctcgacgccgccatcaactACACCGTCGACCTCATGAAGGCGATCCACAAAGTCGCCGACATCCCGCCGTACATGCGTCCGCTCCTGGCGCCCAGGACGCCCGAGGTCAAGAGGGTGCGCgagcgcatcgtcgaggccgatAGGTTTCTGAGGCCGGTCGTCAAGGCCAGGCGGGAGGCTGCCCAGGACCCGGACTACCAGAAGCCGGACGACATGTTGCAGTGGATCATGGAGTCTCAGAAGAAGTTCGGCCAGAGGGACGACTCGGAGCTCGCCCGGTACCAGTTGGGCATCagcttcgccgccatccacaccacgaccacgaccgTGACCAACGC ACTCTACACGTTGGCCGCGATGCCCGAGTTGGTCCCCGTCCTCCGCGAGGATGTGCAGCACGCCCTGGCCGAGACCAACGGCGTCTTCACCAGCAGCGCGATGCAGAACATGAAGAAGGTCGACAGCTTCCTTAAGGAGACGATGAGATACCACTCCATGGGCCCCA CATCGTTCCAGCGAAAGGTCCTCAAGACCTTCACCCTCTCCAATGGCCAGGTCATCCCCGCGGGCTCCGTCATCGAGCTgccggccatcggcatcAACACGGACGACGACTTCTTCCCGGGCGCGGAGAGCTTCGACGCGCTGCGCTTCTACAAGATGCGCCAGGCCAAGACGGAGCAGGAGACCGGGTCCCGGCAGGCCGAGGTGGTCGCCAACGCGCAGTTCGTCAGCGTGGGCCAGACGAGCCTGACTTTCGGGTACGGGCGCCACGCGTGCCCCGGgcgcttcttcgccgtcaaCGAGATCAAGATGATCATGGCGACGCTGCTGGCCAACTACGACCTGATGAACCTCGGGGGCAGCAGGGAGAGATACCCCAACCTGGAAGCCGGATCGACG ACATTCCCCGATCCCGACAGAAAGGTCTTGCTTAGAAAGTTGTAG
- a CDS encoding Rta1 domain-containing protein translates to MADNSTTTEGASTGFTFYHYDPSMVAATVFIIVFGVSGILHIWQLCRRRTWYFIPFVIGCVFEAVGYVGRAMSATEAPDYTKNPYIIQSILLLLGPALFAASIYMVLGRLINLLDAGHHSLIRPKWLTKVFVLGDVLSFFAQSGGGGMLATAKDRDSVKKGENIIVGGLGIQILFFGFFMIVTLVFHIRLARNPTPKTHTVQTPWKGLLWVLYGSSLLIMVRSLFRVAEYVEGKEGELQSKEMYIYIFDALLMGITALLFNWFHPSRVINAEATGLKQVTSSEVLNEGYLMESGQYRNPHQQYPPQHQQHQHYPQNERYEPYQGAGGQQGFRG, encoded by the exons atggccgacaaCAGCACAACGACGGAGGGCGCTTCTACCGGGTTCACCTTCTATCACTATGACCCGTCCATGGTGGCGGCGAccgtcttcatcatcgtGTTCGGAGTCTCGGGCATACTGCATATCTGGCAACtgtgccggcgccggacgTGGTACTTTATTCCCTTCGTCATCGGTTGCGTTT TCGAAGCAGTTGGTTACGTAGGCCGAGCCATGTCGGCAACAGAAGCACCCGATTACACCAAGAACCCCTACATCATCCAGTCGatcctcctgctgctcggACCGGCGCTGTTCGCCGCGTCCATCTACATGGTGCTGGGCCGGTTGAtcaacctcctcgacgccggccaccACTCGTTGATCAGACCGAAATGGCTGACCAAGGTCTTTGTGCTTGGCGACGTCCTGTCCTTCTTCGCCCAGAGCGGAG GTGGCGGCATGCTCGCAACGGCCAAGGACCGCGACTCAgtcaagaagggcgagaacatcatcgtcggcggcctcggcatccaGATCCTGTTCTTCGGCTTCTTCATGATCGTCACCCTCGTCTTCCACATCCGCCTCGCCCGCAACCCGACGCCCAAGACCCACACGGTCCAGACGCCCTGGAAGGGCCTCCTCTGGGTCCTGTACGGCAGCAGTCTGCTGATCATGGTCCGCTCGCTGTTCCGCGTCGCCGAGtacgtcgagggcaaggagggcgagctgcAGTCCAAGGAGATGTACATCTACATCTTCGACGCGCTGCTGATGGGCATCACGGCCTTGCTCTTCAACTGGTTCCACCCGAGCCGCGTCATCAACGCCGAGGCGACCGGCCTGAAGCAGGTGACGAGCTCCGAGGTGCTCAACGAGGGATACCTGATGGAGAGCGGACAGTACCGCAACCCGCACCAGCAATACCCGCcgcagcaccagcagcaccagcattACCCCCAGAACGAGCGGTACGAGCCTTACCAGGGagccggcggccagcaggGCTTTCGCGGGTGA